The following is a genomic window from Brevibacterium limosum.
GATTGTGTTCAGGTCAGTCACCGGTGGGGTGATGTTTCCGAGGGATACAAACATGAGTGCGTCTCCGATGAGGGGTGGCCAAGTACGCCACCATTACTGCCCTGTCGTGTGCGGTGTTTGTCACCTCGCACTGTTCAGGACACGGTGGGCTCTCCCCCCGTCGGTGCCGGTGACGTCGGTGCTGTGATGGGGTCGACCGGGAAGTCTGTCTTCCGTCGTTCCGCGTCCAAATCCTCTGTCAGTTTCACCAGGCGCGTGCCGACTTGTTCAATCGCTGAATCACTGACAGCTCTCGTTACTCGCGTACGCATCTCGTCCGGCTGGTCACAGCCTGCCTGCACCAGGAATTGCAGGTCTCTCGTCTGGTCCCGATCGAACAGATCGCGATGCACAACCGGATTGGTTTCGAGGGTCTCTAACACGGTGACAAAATCTCTGTGCCGATCGTTGAGCTGCGTGCCGAATTCTCGTATCAGCCGCGGGTCTTTCATCTGCGCGTCGAAGTCGGTCAGTCCTTCTCGAACGAAGGCGATGAGGGCTATCCGCTCATCACCGGTGATCACGGTGGCCACGATCGTTCCTTTCGACAAATTGCTGCAATGTCAGCGCCGTGCCGGTCTGCGCCGACCCGGTAGCTGCGTCGTGGCCGAGGTTGGCCCGCAGTTCCAGTTCAGCAAGGCCGAGCGTCATCCGAGCCTGCTCAAGCTGGTCTTTCAATGCGACAGCCTTGGCTCGTGCTGGCCCGGTCGAGGGGGTGGCTGCGTTGGCGTGGGCCTTTTCCAGACGGGTGACTTCTGCCCCGACCGGGGCCAGAGTCACGAGGACGGGCATCGGCCACGTCCACCATTCTTCGGGCACCGTCCATACTCGCCGAGTCCCGAAGTGGTCGCGCCAAATCTCGCCAATCTCGAGTCCCACTACCGTGGCACCCAGCGTCCACAATGCCCACTGCATCGGGGCTGGTACCGAGGTGATCGCTGCAATGGCAATGAGCACGCCCACCGCTGTCACTGCCCAGAACATCGTCAACCGGTGGCGGGCCACCCATGTTGTCTCGACCAAGGCCACCTGTCGCAGCACTTGTGCTCCACGCTTGCCGACGGGACCATCCTCGATGGTCACCGTCCACCGTTGATTCCCGATCATGGCCATAGTGCCCATGCAAGGACGCACCAGCCGGCCAACACCAGCACAGCCGCCATGCCCATCAGCACCCGCCCTCGGCGCCCTTGGAACACCTCGGGCACACCCGGGTGCTGCGTATCGTCGTCATCCGGTGGAGCTACGAACCGCGTGTAGTGCTCCCACCGTGCCCGAACCGCGCGTCGGCCACGGTCGCGCATAAACCGGTAACCGCCGAAGGGGCCCCGATAGGACTGCTGTCGGTCCAACTGTTCGGCCACCCGGTCAGCGATTCGGGCTTCGAGCTCGGCTTCTTTCTCCCCGGTGTCCATCGACAGCCCGGTCTCTGGATCTCTTTCGTCTGTCATGTCACTCATCGTCCTTTCGTTGTCTCGCTGGTGAGTACTCCTGCCGCGACTTGCAGCAGTGATCGTGCTGTGGCCATGTATTGTCTGGCCGTGTTCCGCTCAAACCCGGTCACCGTCATGACGTGATCGACGGGAACATCCTTGATTGCCCCTGGATACGCCAGCAGCGCCTTCGCTGTGTCTCGCGCAGAAGCTCCGGCTGACCCATTCGGGGGAAGACATGCCAACAGGTCCCTGGCCCGGACGCCTCGCCCACGCACCTGGTCACGCAGCTCCATACCGGTGCGGATGACTTGGCAATGCAGGTCAAAGGCCCTCCGGCAGTCTCGCACTCGACCCGGACTGAGCCCGAACGCCTTCGCCGCCATCGCGATATCGTCATCGAAGCGCATGTGAGTGAGCACCCCCACGATGAACGACTGTGTTTCCATCACCGAGGCCGCTGCCGCCAGCACCGGCCGCAACACCGACATCAGCTCCAGATGCTCGGCCACCTGTTCGGCAATGTCTGGGCCGGTCCCTCCGCTCTGATTGGTCGCTGCGGCTTCGAGGACCTGCTCGGGAGTTGCCCACCCCGACGACGATGCAACCATCACCACGTCTCCATTGGCCGGACCGTTCTCCTTCGCGATGATGTCCGACACTCGGTGACGAGCGATGCCGGTCACCCAGGCCTCGAGCAGACCCTTCGACGGATCAAATGTTGATCTCCTCGCCCAGGCGGATTCCAACACCGCACCTTCAGCATCCGGTACCCACCGCGACAGGCCAACCCTGCCCAGCCGCGGCTTGATCGTATGCTGGCTCACGGTCCTGACTGCCGCCAGCAACTCTGTGCCCGTGAAGGACGCATTCGAATCGGTCAGCTCTTCCATGACTGCATCACTATCCCTTCCCCGGTCATCCGGCCCGACGGCGACCGTGACCGCTGTCCCGGTCGCCCTCGGTCACCTCGACCTCATCGGCGGCTGCTGTCCGGTCAGATGACCGGACACCACTCGGTCGTGACCGGTCAGTCGTGACCGGTGTCCGGTCACCGTGTGTCCGGACACTGTCAGCGGTCGTGTCCGGGCTCTCGGTGACCGTGACCGCTGGTTCAGCATCGACGAGGGCACGGATCTCCGCGGTCATCTGCTCATAGATCTCCCAATCGAGAACGCTCGGCCACGCATGGTGGATCCGGCACTCTGGGCAGTTGACCCGCAGATACCCTGACGCAGCGTGGCCCGGCAGTGGACACTTCGCCTTCTGGCCTCGCCCGTGACCACCCGTGGCCGGACCCTGGCCAGGCTCTTCCACACGGTCATCGGCAACGAATTCCTCGGCCATCGCCTGCGCCCATTCGAGCCCGGACTGGCCACGCAACGCGGTGCGCACGAACGAGGCTGGGGAATGGACTGCCCGGGCTGACCGGTCACAGATGGCCTCGACGAGCCAGATCAGCCGGTCACGATCCGGGGTGACTCCCCATCCGGTCACGGTCGCCGCGACACGATCCAGGTTGACCGTCCCCGTCGCGTTGCCCGGTCGATACATCCCGAACCGGACCTGACTCCTGGCACCGCCGGTCTCATCGTGTGAAGCCCTCGCCGTCTTCGTCGTCGTCTCACCGGTTCCATCCTGTGACACGTCCTGGTCACAGTCGCTGGAACCAGACGACGACGATGACGGTTCATTGACGGTTAGAGACGCGCCCGCGTTAGTCTCCGCGCGCGGGACCCGACTCTGTGTCGGGTGGTACCCGACTCTCTGTCGGGTAAGGCCACCCTTACTCGCCGACCCGACTGTGTGTCGTGTCTTGAATTCTCGGGCCTCGGAGGGCCTACCCGACTGTGTGTCGTGGCTTGAGTTTTCAAGACCCGACTCTGTGTCGTGTCTTGAAAACTCAAGGGACGACTTTGTGTCGTGGCTTGACATGTCAGGGACAGCTTCAGTCCTCACGATCGGTGCCATCACCGTCTCGGGGTGGAACCGATACGTGTTCCCCGACTTCGCGCCAGACTTCTTGTACCGCGGTTCCATGCTCACCAGCCCCAGATCGCGGAACCGGCGCAGCGCTCGTTGCACCGTGCGCTCGTTGAACCCCGACTCCTGGGCCAGCGTGTTCTGTAGCGGGAACGCCGACCACAGTCCCGACTCGTCATCGAATGAGGCGTTGTCGGCCAGCAGCATGAGCACGAACCGTTCGGGCCCCGACAGCTCGAATCGGTCGAACACCTGTCGTCTGGCCCACGTGATCATCTCGACAGCCATCGTTCACCACCTCCTCTCGTTCGTTGTCCACCTCAATGTGAGTGCCGTGTTCACCGGGGCCTCCGCTCGGGGAAGTGCTGGTTGAGCGTGAATGGTGTGGCCACGACTTCGCCGTCGACTCTGGAATGCCACGCCACGGCTTGGCCCGCCCGCAGGATCTCGAGGTGTGCTTTGACCTCTTCCAGGCCCAGCCCAGTGGAGGCAACAAGATCGTCGAGGGAACAGTCGCTTTCCCAGTGCTCGTTGATACCGGACGTAAGGCACCACACCAGCAGCAGCTGTTCTGTGCTGAACGCGCCCGAGCAGGCCACGACTCGCGCCCAGTCCCTGGCCGCGTTGCCGACAGAATCGACTGTGTCGATCGCCGCGAGCAGGTCCAGTTGACCTTCGACTTCCTCAACGGGGTCTTCGATTGGTTTCTCCGTCATGCCCACTCCTCGATCTCGCGCACTGTGGATGTCCGTGTACTTACTCATTGGTCTCTGCCTGGAAGAGCTCAGGTCGGGCCTCACGCAGCTCGGCCAGCCTCCGACGGCCGGTCTTATCGCTGAACCCAAACTTCGCGGCCAGATCGGCCCCCGAGGTCTCCACCCCCTGGGCGGAACGGTCGCTGATGAACTCGATGATCGCTTCGCGACCGGCCACCGCTCGCATACGCCGAGGGGCCGTCTCCGATTTCGTCTCTGGCTCAGTCGTGGCGTCAGTCGGTTCCGTATCAGCCGAGGGCAGAGCAAACAGTTGTCCCGATTCGGCCGCGCTTGCGGCCCGAGCAGTCAGCCCTGCACGCTGGGCCCTGACGACCTCGAGCTCTGTCACGTGCTGCTCACGCGCCAGCTCGGCCTGCTGACGGGCTTGCTCGCGTTCGGCTTCGACTTCGAGCTGTCGACGTTCCCGCTCGGCCTGCTCGGCCAACCACGTTGCCTGAGCCTCGAGCTCGTGACGGCGTGAGATGGGGTCTTCAACGGCCACGCGGGAGAGCTGCTCCGTCGCGGCGAACACGGCCATGGGAACCATTCCGGCGATCACCGCACCGATGATGCCCTGCCAGGCTGTCTGTGCTTGCCCGTAGGCCAGAGCATGTGCGGCGTTGGCAATCACCGACAGGCTGGTGAAGGTGCCCAGCAGCAACCAGGACGGCCATGTCCGCTCACCTCGGGTTTTATGGATGAGTACAGATCCTGCGTATACGAGGATTGCGGTGTCGATGAATGCCGGAATTGCCCAATGCATCCATGACGGCAGACCCAGCCAGGCACCAACTTCCATCAGGGTGACGAACGACACCGCGAACGCGACGAGGCCCGCGAATGCAACGCCGACCGTGATGACTCGTACGAATCTCGGATCATCCGGGTTGATTCGAGAGTTCGACTTTCCCGGCGCTTTCTCTGCATGGGGTGGTGGACTCGTAGGCATAGCGGCCTCCGAACGTGTATTCTCAGCGGTGCTAGTGTTGTAGAAATTAAGCTCTTCCATGGCGCTAGCTGGGGCCGTACCTTCGGGTGCGGTCCCTTTGACGTCTTCGGGATCATGAGTTTGCGAATCCGCGGTGTCAGGAGCGTTGGTGGGGGTTTCCTTCATTGGTTCCTCCATTCGTCATCGAGCCAGTCCTGGGCCCGGTTCTGTGCATCGACGCTTTCTGTTTCGGCGTCGGCAATGGTCAGTTGCGCCAACTCGAGGCGGATATCTTCTTCCACCCAGGACTGTTCGTGAGCAATCAACTCGAGTTGATCTGTCAGTTCAGTCAGCTTCGCGTTCACACTGGCCTCGACAGGAGTTCCAGCCGCCCGGTCGGCGTGGGCGCGACCATCGGCGATCTCAGTTGCCAACGAGAGTGCGTGTAGGTGTGCCCGAGCCCATCCGCAAATGGGTGGGATCAGTTCGGGTTGGCGTTTTGTTGACTTCGCCCATTCGGTCGGGACGATATCGACGGTCCCGGACCATCCAACTGGCGGCCGAGATTGGCGGGCGTCGCCGAGGCTGGGGACCACGAAGGACTTACTGGTCCCGAATTGGCGGTCCCTACGAACACCACTCGTGAGCAGTTGC
Proteins encoded in this region:
- a CDS encoding DUF2637 domain-containing protein; this encodes MKETPTNAPDTADSQTHDPEDVKGTAPEGTAPASAMEELNFYNTSTAENTRSEAAMPTSPPPHAEKAPGKSNSRINPDDPRFVRVITVGVAFAGLVAFAVSFVTLMEVGAWLGLPSWMHWAIPAFIDTAILVYAGSVLIHKTRGERTWPSWLLLGTFTSLSVIANAAHALAYGQAQTAWQGIIGAVIAGMVPMAVFAATEQLSRVAVEDPISRRHELEAQATWLAEQAERERRQLEVEAEREQARQQAELAREQHVTELEVVRAQRAGLTARAASAAESGQLFALPSADTEPTDATTEPETKSETAPRRMRAVAGREAIIEFISDRSAQGVETSGADLAAKFGFSDKTGRRRLAELREARPELFQAETNE